In Deinococcus proteolyticus MRP, a single genomic region encodes these proteins:
- the lysA gene encoding diaminopimelate decarboxylase encodes MHLSGSAHINPAGELVIGGLPAPELAERFGTPLFVYDEALIREQCRRFHRALQKTGLDHQVSYASKAFLCRALARLMAEEGLGLDVVSGGELYTALAAGFDPAHIHLHGNNKLDSELRRALAAGVGCYVVDSLDEVARLNTLAGELGTRARCLLRVTPGVEAHTHDFIQTGAADSKFGLNLASGQASEALRAMLQAEWLDVLGVHFHIGSQIFGTEGTRAALARVLAWLAGEREHSGFAARVLNIGGGFGIRYTGADQPQPLEDLLAEVAAALRAGAAEHRLPLPQLWLEPGRSIVGEAGWTLYTVGTVKQIPGVRNYVSVDGGMSDHLRTALYGADYEVALANRMHGAPQGTYTVVGKLCESGDVVARDKPLPEPRHGDLLAVSCTGAYHYAMSSRYNAMLRPAVVFVKDGEAREVVRRETYDDLLRGQLD; translated from the coding sequence ATGCACCTCAGCGGCAGCGCCCACATCAATCCAGCCGGGGAACTTGTTATTGGCGGGCTGCCGGCGCCCGAGCTGGCCGAGCGCTTCGGCACGCCGCTGTTCGTCTACGACGAGGCCCTGATTCGTGAACAGTGCCGACGGTTCCACCGCGCTTTGCAGAAAACGGGGCTGGACCATCAGGTGTCGTACGCGTCCAAGGCTTTTCTCTGCCGGGCACTGGCACGCCTGATGGCCGAAGAGGGCCTGGGGCTGGACGTGGTGTCGGGCGGCGAGCTGTATACCGCGCTGGCGGCCGGCTTCGACCCTGCCCACATTCACCTGCACGGCAACAACAAGCTGGACAGCGAGCTGCGCCGGGCGCTGGCAGCGGGCGTGGGCTGCTACGTGGTGGACAGCCTGGACGAGGTGGCACGGCTGAACACGCTGGCCGGCGAGCTTGGCACGCGGGCACGCTGCCTGCTGCGGGTCACGCCAGGCGTGGAGGCGCACACCCACGACTTTATTCAGACCGGCGCGGCAGACAGCAAATTCGGCCTGAATCTGGCAAGCGGTCAGGCCAGCGAAGCGCTGCGGGCCATGCTCCAAGCGGAGTGGCTGGACGTGCTGGGCGTGCATTTCCACATCGGCTCGCAAATCTTCGGCACCGAGGGGACGCGGGCAGCGCTGGCGCGGGTGCTGGCCTGGCTGGCCGGCGAGCGTGAACACAGCGGCTTTGCGGCGCGGGTGCTGAATATCGGCGGGGGCTTCGGCATCCGCTACACCGGAGCGGACCAGCCGCAGCCCCTGGAAGACCTTCTGGCCGAGGTGGCCGCCGCACTGCGGGCCGGTGCCGCCGAGCACCGCCTGCCGCTACCGCAGCTGTGGCTGGAGCCGGGCCGCTCCATCGTGGGCGAAGCAGGCTGGACGCTGTATACGGTGGGCACCGTCAAGCAAATTCCTGGCGTGCGGAACTACGTGTCGGTAGACGGCGGCATGAGCGACCACCTCCGCACCGCGCTGTATGGGGCCGACTACGAGGTGGCGCTGGCCAACCGGATGCACGGCGCACCGCAGGGCACCTATACGGTGGTGGGCAAGCTGTGCGAGTCGGGCGATGTGGTGGCCCGCGACAAGCCGCTGCCAGAGCCACGGCACGGCGACCTCCTGGCGGTCAGCTGCACGGGCGCGTATCACTACGCCATGTCCAGCCGCTACAACGCCATGCTGCGCCCCGCTGTGGTGTTCGTCAAAGACGGCGAGGCGCGGGAAGTGGTACGCCGCGAAACCTACGACGACCTGCTGCGCGGGCAACTAGACTGA
- a CDS encoding antibiotic biosynthesis monooxygenase, translating to MTQGADVPSPAAASLSADPDPVSLVIRRRVRPGKEARFEELVGELTALLAQAPGHRGTGVMRPGSAGHHYTLLARFDSAANAQAWEESPQRAAWLVELEGVVEEQLPLEKQPGLEFWFTPPEAPTLRQPPRWKMAVVTFLVLFPVAQLVAFLLHPHFGSWPPLLRAALQSAAVVTVMTYIFMPLGTRLAAPWLRR from the coding sequence GTGACCCAGGGCGCCGATGTTCCTTCTCCCGCAGCCGCCTCCTTGTCCGCCGACCCGGACCCGGTCAGTCTGGTGATTCGCCGCCGGGTGCGTCCCGGAAAGGAGGCCCGCTTCGAGGAGTTGGTGGGCGAACTGACGGCCCTGCTGGCCCAGGCGCCGGGACACCGGGGCACTGGCGTGATGCGCCCTGGCAGCGCCGGGCACCACTACACCCTGCTGGCCCGCTTCGATTCGGCCGCCAATGCCCAGGCCTGGGAAGAATCCCCCCAGCGGGCCGCCTGGCTGGTAGAGCTGGAGGGCGTGGTAGAAGAACAGCTGCCGCTGGAAAAACAGCCGGGGCTGGAATTCTGGTTCACCCCGCCCGAGGCGCCGACCCTCCGCCAACCGCCACGCTGGAAAATGGCGGTCGTGACCTTTCTGGTGCTGTTCCCGGTGGCGCAGCTGGTGGCTTTCCTGCTACACCCGCATTTCGGCAGTTGGCCGCCCCTGCTGCGGGCCGCGCTGCAATCGGCCGCCGTGGTAACCGTCATGACCTACATTTTCATGCCGCTGGGCACGCGCTTGGCTGCACCGTGGCTGCGGCGGTAG